From Brassica oleracea var. oleracea cultivar TO1000 chromosome C3, BOL, whole genome shotgun sequence, a single genomic window includes:
- the LOC106333156 gene encoding serine/threonine-protein kinase D6PK-like has product MASKTPEGSLTSSSNTISVNTLADQVSSTLSLADPTNKKTSEQGESGKSSTCRPSTSSDISDESTCSSFSSSVNKPHKANDVRWEAIQAVRTKHGGLGLNHFRLLKRLGCGDIGTVHLAELNGTRCYFAMKVMDKTALASRKKLLRAQTEREILQCLDHPFLPTLYSHFETEKFSCLVMEFCPGGDLHTLRQRQPGKRFTEQAAKFYVAEVLLAMEYLHMLGIIYRDLKPENVLVRDDGHVMLSDFDLSLRCTVSLSIVRSSTNLSGSEGLSKSSVSCSQQPACIQQPSCISMAPTSCFGPRFFSKSKKDKKPKTDNGNHQVTPLPELVAEPTSARSMSFVGTHEYLAPEIIKGEGHGSAVDWWTFGIFLYELLFGKTPFKGSGNRATLFNVVGQPLRFPDSPVVSFAARDLIRSLLVKEPQHRLAYKRGATEIKQHPFFEGVNWALVRCASPPEIPKPVEIEPVNCTPPAVPAAASTSVRSDQSNYLEFDFF; this is encoded by the exons ATGGCCTCTAAAACTCCAGAAGGATCACTCACCAGTTCCAGTAACACTATCTCAGTCAACACTTTAGCAGATCAAGTGTCTTCCACTCTGTCTCTAGCCGATCCAACTAACAAAAAGACCAGCGAGCAAGGCGAGAGCGGGAAGAGCAGCACCTGCAGACCGAGCACAAGCAGCGACATAAGCGACGAGAGCACTTGCAGCAGCTTCAGCAGCAGCGTCAACAAGCCTCACAAGGCCAACGACGTGAGGTGGGAAGCCATCCAAGCCGTTAGAACCAAGCACGGCGGTTTGGGGTTGAACCATTTCAGGCTCTTGAAGAGGTTAGGATGTGGGGATATAGGAACGGTTCATCTCGCCGAGTTGAACGGGACGAGGTGTTATTTCGCGATGAAGGTTATGGATAAGACAGCTTTGGCTAGCAGGAAGAAGCTTCTTAGAGCTCAGACGGAGAGGGAGATACTGCAGTGTCTTGATCACCCGTTTCTCCCGACGTTGTATAGTCATTTTGAGACGGAGAAGTTCTCTTGTTTGGTTATGGAGTTTTGTCCTGGTGGTGACTTGCATACGCTGAGACAGAGACAGCCTGGGAAACGCTTCACCGAGCAAGCAGCAAA GTTCTATGTAGCGGAAGTGCTTCTTGCAATGGAGTATCTACACATGCTTGGGATCATCTACCGTGATCTGAAGCCAGAGAACGTTCTTGTGAGAGATGACGGACACGTGATGCTTTCGGATTTCGATCTCTCCTTGAGATGCACCGTTAGCCTCTCTATAGTCAGATCATCAACCAATCTTTCAGGTTCCGAAGGTTTGTCAAAGAGTTCAGTTTCTTGCTCGCAACAACCAGCTTGCATCCAGCAACCATCTTGCATCTCAATGGCTCCAACATCCTGCTTCGGTCCACGGTTCTTCTCCAAATCCAAGAAAGACAAGAAACCGAAAACAGACAACGGCAACCACCAAGTGACTCCTTTGCCAGAGCTCGTTGCAGAGCCAACAAGCGCACGTTCGATGTCCTTTGTGGGGACGCACGAGTACTTAGCTCCGGAGATCATCAAAGGTGAAGGACATGGAAGCGCGGTTGATTGGTGGACTTTTGGGATCTTTCTTTATGAGCTGTTGTTTGGTAAAACACCGTTTAAAGGGTCTGGGAATAGAGCTACGCTCTTCAATGTGGTTGGTCAGCCTTTGAGGTTCCCTGACTCTCCGGTTGTTAGCTTTGCAGCTAGAGACTTGATAAGGAGTTTGCTTGTGAAGGAGCCGCAGCATAGGTTAGCTTATAAGCGTGGAGCAACGGAGATTAAGCAGCATCCTTTCTTTGAAGGAGTGAACTGGGCTTTGGTTCGGTGTGCTAGTCCACCTGAGATTCCTAAACCGGTTGAGATTGAACCGGTGAATTGTACTCCGCCTGCTGTACCGGCTGCTGCATCTACAAGCGTGAGATCTGATCAGAGCAATTATCTTGAGTTTGATTTCTTCTGA
- the LOC106333155 gene encoding WEB family protein At5g55860-like isoform X2, with protein MVAKKGRQDSSPSVEVGEIDTSAPFQSVKHAVNLFGEAALSADKHPLIRKPTPQSAEKELNKLKEQVQNAESVREQALSELDWAKRTVDELTRKLEAVNESRDSANKVTEAAKSQIKEAKPETVPVPSSDDEYVTVCKELDAAKQELRKIRQVSNEVADTKTVALTKVEEAKEVTKVYSDKIQLLREEITAVNESVEQTKLACSQARKEQSEIFSEKEIQQQLHKAGMEESAKKLLALKKEFDPEFAKKLEAQLSETYNEIDELQKQMEDTKASSDVDSVNGVSLELNEAKGLLEKFVEEEKSLQESVESLKEELKNVKTERSEVEAKEAEIEAVAGDLNLKLSKGKSELEECVGEETKAKAALEDMMLTLNQISSETEAARGEAEEMRNKAERLVKDAETAYLSLEEIELNLRVALDEAEEAKAAESKALEEIKSMSEKTDAVRKSTSSESGGAQSITLSQEELNSLRKRAEVVDKLADMKVAAAVAQVEAVRASENETVKKLETTQEEIEKIKTSTEEALKKAAMADAAKKAVEGELRRWRERDQKKAEEVASRILAEAEAKMSAESSSPQHHYKATKQKPIINKLEKTKTSVVVSKKVLLPKLSGFFNRKKNQMEWGSPSYLPGEKPI; from the exons ATGGTTGCTAAGAAAGGACGTCAAGATTCTTCTCCTTCTGTGGAGGTTGGGGAGATTGACACAAGCGCTCCTTTTCAATCCGTTAAACATGCTGTTAACCTCTTCGGTGAAGCTGCCCTTTCTGCTGATAAGCACCCTCTCATTCGCAAACCCACTCCTCAATCCGCTGAG AAAGAGCTGAACAAGCTAAAGGAACAAGTTCAGAACGCTGAATCAGTCAGAGAGCAAGCGTTGAGTGAGCTGGATTGGGCTAAAAGAACCGTCGACGAGCTTACTCGTAAGCTCGAAGCTGTTAACGAGTCGAGAGATTCTGCTAATAAAGTGACTGAAGCTGCCAAGAGTCAGATCAAAGAAGCCAAACCAGAGACTGTTCCTGTGCCTAGTAGTGATGATGAGTATGTGACGGTGTGTAAGGAGCTTGATGCAGCGAAGCAAGAGCTGAGGAAGATCCGTCAGGTCTCTAACGAGGTTGCGGATACAAAGACTGTTGCGTTAACCAAAGTAGAGGAAGCTAAGGAAGTGACTAAAGTTTATTCCGACAAGATTCAGTTGCTTAGAGAGGAGATCACAGCTGTTAATGAATCAGTTGAACAGACTAAGCTTGCGTGTTCTCAAGCTCGTAAAGAACAGTCTGAGATTTTCTCAGAGAAGGAGATTCAGCAGCAATTGCATAAAGCTGGAATGGAAGAATCTGCCAAGAAGCTCCTCGCTTTGAAGAAAGAGTTCGACCCTGAGTTTGCTAAAAAGCTTGAAGCGCAGCTGAGTGAGACTTACAACGAGATCGATGAGTTGCAGAAGCAAATGGAGGATACGAAAGCATCATCTGATGTGGATTCTGTTAATGGTGTGAGCTTGGAGTTGAACGAAGCAAAGGGTTTACTCGAGAAGTTTGTGGAAGAAGAGAAGTCTTTGCAAGAGTCAGTGGAGTCTCTTAAAGAAGAGCTGAAGAATGTGAAGACGGAGCGAAGTGAAGTTGAAGCGAAAGAGGCTGAGATCGAAGCCGTTGCTGGAGATCTTAACCTGAAGCTTAGCAAAGGGAAGAGTGAGCTAGAAGAATGTGTTGGAGAGGAAACTAAAGCAAAGGCTGCTTTGGAAGATATGATGTTAACTTTGAATCAGATCTCTTCTGAGACGGAAGCTGCTCGAGGAGAAGCTGAGGAGATGAGAAACAAAGCTGAGAGGTTGGTTAAGGATGCTGAAACTGCGTATCTCTCGCTTGAAGAGATAGAGCTAAACTTGAGGGTTGCTCTAGATGAAGCCGAAGAAGCAAAAGCTGCTGAGTCGAAGGCGCTTGAAGAGATAAAGTCAATGTCTGAAAAAACCGACGCTGTCCGTAAGTCAACATCATCCGAGTCTGGAGGAGCTCAGAGCATCACACTGTCTCAGGAGGAGCTTAACTCACTGAGGAAGAGAGCTGAGGTAGTTGATAAGTTGGCGGATATGAAAGTGGCGGCTGCGGTGGCTCAGGTGGAAGCAGTTAGAGCTAGCGAAAACGAGACAGTTAAGAAGTTAGAGACGACGCAAGAGGAGATTGAGAAGATAAAGACTTCAACAGAAGAAGCGTTGAAGAAAGCAGCTATGGCTGATGCTGCTAAGAAAGCGGTTGAAGGAGAACTCAGGAGGTGGCGTGAAAGAGATCAGAAGAAAGCAGAGGAAGTGGCGTCGAGGATTCTCGCAGAGGCTGAGGCCAAGATGTCCGCTGAGTCATCATCACCGCAACATCATTACAAAGCTACTAAACAGAAGCCTATCATCAACAAACTGGAGAAGACTAAAACCTCTGTGGTGGTGTCAAAGAAAGTGCTATTGCCGAAACTAAGTGGGTTCTTTAATAGAAAGAAGAATCAAATGGAGTGGGGTTCTCCTTCTTATCTCCCTGGAGAGAAACCCATTTGA
- the LOC106333155 gene encoding WEB family protein At5g55860-like isoform X1, whose protein sequence is MVAKKGRQDSSPSVEVGEIDTSAPFQSVKHAVNLFGEAALSADKHPLIRKPTPQSAEKVLVKQTELHLAQKELNKLKEQVQNAESVREQALSELDWAKRTVDELTRKLEAVNESRDSANKVTEAAKSQIKEAKPETVPVPSSDDEYVTVCKELDAAKQELRKIRQVSNEVADTKTVALTKVEEAKEVTKVYSDKIQLLREEITAVNESVEQTKLACSQARKEQSEIFSEKEIQQQLHKAGMEESAKKLLALKKEFDPEFAKKLEAQLSETYNEIDELQKQMEDTKASSDVDSVNGVSLELNEAKGLLEKFVEEEKSLQESVESLKEELKNVKTERSEVEAKEAEIEAVAGDLNLKLSKGKSELEECVGEETKAKAALEDMMLTLNQISSETEAARGEAEEMRNKAERLVKDAETAYLSLEEIELNLRVALDEAEEAKAAESKALEEIKSMSEKTDAVRKSTSSESGGAQSITLSQEELNSLRKRAEVVDKLADMKVAAAVAQVEAVRASENETVKKLETTQEEIEKIKTSTEEALKKAAMADAAKKAVEGELRRWRERDQKKAEEVASRILAEAEAKMSAESSSPQHHYKATKQKPIINKLEKTKTSVVVSKKVLLPKLSGFFNRKKNQMEWGSPSYLPGEKPI, encoded by the exons ATGGTTGCTAAGAAAGGACGTCAAGATTCTTCTCCTTCTGTGGAGGTTGGGGAGATTGACACAAGCGCTCCTTTTCAATCCGTTAAACATGCTGTTAACCTCTTCGGTGAAGCTGCCCTTTCTGCTGATAAGCACCCTCTCATTCGCAAACCCACTCCTCAATCCGCTGAG AAAGTTTTGGTTAAGCAAACGGAGCTTCACTTGGCGCAGAAAGAGCTGAACAAGCTAAAGGAACAAGTTCAGAACGCTGAATCAGTCAGAGAGCAAGCGTTGAGTGAGCTGGATTGGGCTAAAAGAACCGTCGACGAGCTTACTCGTAAGCTCGAAGCTGTTAACGAGTCGAGAGATTCTGCTAATAAAGTGACTGAAGCTGCCAAGAGTCAGATCAAAGAAGCCAAACCAGAGACTGTTCCTGTGCCTAGTAGTGATGATGAGTATGTGACGGTGTGTAAGGAGCTTGATGCAGCGAAGCAAGAGCTGAGGAAGATCCGTCAGGTCTCTAACGAGGTTGCGGATACAAAGACTGTTGCGTTAACCAAAGTAGAGGAAGCTAAGGAAGTGACTAAAGTTTATTCCGACAAGATTCAGTTGCTTAGAGAGGAGATCACAGCTGTTAATGAATCAGTTGAACAGACTAAGCTTGCGTGTTCTCAAGCTCGTAAAGAACAGTCTGAGATTTTCTCAGAGAAGGAGATTCAGCAGCAATTGCATAAAGCTGGAATGGAAGAATCTGCCAAGAAGCTCCTCGCTTTGAAGAAAGAGTTCGACCCTGAGTTTGCTAAAAAGCTTGAAGCGCAGCTGAGTGAGACTTACAACGAGATCGATGAGTTGCAGAAGCAAATGGAGGATACGAAAGCATCATCTGATGTGGATTCTGTTAATGGTGTGAGCTTGGAGTTGAACGAAGCAAAGGGTTTACTCGAGAAGTTTGTGGAAGAAGAGAAGTCTTTGCAAGAGTCAGTGGAGTCTCTTAAAGAAGAGCTGAAGAATGTGAAGACGGAGCGAAGTGAAGTTGAAGCGAAAGAGGCTGAGATCGAAGCCGTTGCTGGAGATCTTAACCTGAAGCTTAGCAAAGGGAAGAGTGAGCTAGAAGAATGTGTTGGAGAGGAAACTAAAGCAAAGGCTGCTTTGGAAGATATGATGTTAACTTTGAATCAGATCTCTTCTGAGACGGAAGCTGCTCGAGGAGAAGCTGAGGAGATGAGAAACAAAGCTGAGAGGTTGGTTAAGGATGCTGAAACTGCGTATCTCTCGCTTGAAGAGATAGAGCTAAACTTGAGGGTTGCTCTAGATGAAGCCGAAGAAGCAAAAGCTGCTGAGTCGAAGGCGCTTGAAGAGATAAAGTCAATGTCTGAAAAAACCGACGCTGTCCGTAAGTCAACATCATCCGAGTCTGGAGGAGCTCAGAGCATCACACTGTCTCAGGAGGAGCTTAACTCACTGAGGAAGAGAGCTGAGGTAGTTGATAAGTTGGCGGATATGAAAGTGGCGGCTGCGGTGGCTCAGGTGGAAGCAGTTAGAGCTAGCGAAAACGAGACAGTTAAGAAGTTAGAGACGACGCAAGAGGAGATTGAGAAGATAAAGACTTCAACAGAAGAAGCGTTGAAGAAAGCAGCTATGGCTGATGCTGCTAAGAAAGCGGTTGAAGGAGAACTCAGGAGGTGGCGTGAAAGAGATCAGAAGAAAGCAGAGGAAGTGGCGTCGAGGATTCTCGCAGAGGCTGAGGCCAAGATGTCCGCTGAGTCATCATCACCGCAACATCATTACAAAGCTACTAAACAGAAGCCTATCATCAACAAACTGGAGAAGACTAAAACCTCTGTGGTGGTGTCAAAGAAAGTGCTATTGCCGAAACTAAGTGGGTTCTTTAATAGAAAGAAGAATCAAATGGAGTGGGGTTCTCCTTCTTATCTCCCTGGAGAGAAACCCATTTGA